One Jeotgalibaca porci genomic region harbors:
- a CDS encoding competence protein CoiA family protein: protein MDTAISLEIAGKQKEVVAEELTKRKKYKRGTFICPECGEDVFLRFSDKQKSYFAHYMRSEIYKDCDLRVDGNSNLTIYERLGVPLYLTKSKINGYELNIGLKAISNESLMIAESQKAYLEVIYGKSSKRINIDRFNFPIGELSLFKIDQYPAFKKPFLIQYKNVPSSINKWANFIDPVLEAGVLFSVNSNVGKSIRHGDTIYSDEEYLWLSPRKLCKNNLLEKNIELEGEILLKNKPHYIYKVVFIKDEKDYSNFKRLSQVLHEKLKVILLESKNKINFLWPPSIKTEEGYFISAKGRVHNVVHSVNSTPNIYMYQDDGYKHPQQLKTTYYKGINYLNYNLSESETQLNMDRKITSTGINIKLKHHEYKGKDIQLNNKKTMNELKQVGYSEDLNLELVTNVKLTSLIIDSNKRIDTRKFKMNLIKWRELSYGDMIYLLNNDNLISTINIEKLKSNFGFSVSELNLLSQIPQKKVVLTASNREKIYHIINENQIFFHAFKNILHSNTIPYTIHELLKEI from the coding sequence GTGGATACAGCAATTTCTTTAGAAATAGCTGGCAAACAAAAAGAGGTAGTGGCTGAAGAGTTAACGAAACGGAAAAAATATAAGAGAGGCACATTTATTTGTCCTGAATGTGGTGAAGATGTTTTTTTAAGGTTTAGTGATAAGCAGAAGAGTTACTTTGCACATTATATGAGAAGCGAAATCTATAAAGATTGTGATTTAAGAGTAGATGGAAATTCGAACTTAACTATTTATGAACGTTTAGGGGTGCCGTTATATCTGACCAAATCTAAAATAAATGGCTACGAGTTAAATATTGGATTAAAAGCTATAAGTAATGAAAGTTTGATGATCGCTGAGAGCCAGAAGGCATATCTAGAGGTAATTTACGGTAAAAGCAGTAAGCGAATAAATATTGATCGCTTTAATTTTCCAATAGGAGAATTAAGTTTATTTAAGATTGATCAGTATCCAGCATTTAAAAAACCTTTTCTTATTCAATATAAAAACGTCCCTTCATCAATTAATAAATGGGCAAATTTTATTGATCCGGTCTTAGAAGCAGGGGTTTTATTTTCTGTAAATTCAAATGTAGGTAAAAGTATCCGACATGGCGATACTATATATTCAGATGAAGAGTATCTTTGGTTATCACCTAGAAAATTATGTAAAAATAATCTTTTAGAAAAGAATATAGAGTTGGAAGGAGAAATTCTCTTAAAAAATAAACCTCATTATATTTATAAAGTGGTCTTTATAAAAGATGAGAAGGATTATTCTAACTTTAAACGGTTATCTCAAGTCTTACATGAGAAATTAAAAGTTATATTACTAGAAAGTAAGAATAAAATAAACTTTCTTTGGCCACCGAGTATTAAAACAGAGGAAGGGTATTTTATATCTGCTAAAGGTAGGGTGCATAATGTTGTTCACTCAGTAAATAGTACTCCCAATATTTATATGTATCAAGATGATGGATATAAGCATCCGCAACAATTGAAGACAACGTATTATAAAGGTATAAACTATTTAAATTATAATCTTTCTGAAAGTGAAACACAATTGAATATGGATCGAAAGATTACTTCAACTGGTATAAATATAAAGCTTAAACATCATGAATATAAAGGAAAAGATATTCAACTAAACAATAAAAAAACTATGAATGAATTGAAACAAGTGGGATATAGTGAGGATTTAAATCTTGAATTAGTAACCAATGTAAAACTAACTAGTCTTATCATAGATTCAAATAAAAGGATAGATACTAGAAAATTCAAAATGAACCTCATTAAATGGAGAGAACTCAGCTATGGGGATATGATTTACCTTTTAAATAATGATAATTTGATATCAACAATAAACATTGAAAAGTTAAAAAGCAACTTTGGTTTTTCGGTAAGTGAGCTTAACTTATTGTCACAGATTCCTCAAAAAAAAGTGGTTCTTACAGCGAGTAATCGAGAAAAAATCTATCATATTATAAATGAAAATCAAATTTTTTTTCATGCATTTAAAAATATATTACATTCTAATACTATTCCATATACAATTCATGAATTATTAAAGGAGATCTAG
- a CDS encoding coiled-coil domain-containing protein, which translates to MNKEFNYSLCLALPNLQGSNSLYRIADYDPQYREFTQAKYDYTSETPVQIYSSKVEGIAEEVEIRKWIPLDELKQMSFYQELRFGYIYEVLFSEELIHQPLSDKQLRQVLYNGISLPEGIARYFLLVLDVTSESYRVLLCDKKAFKYEEGKYHIEKQIRDLKNTVTEFDLIYIYNDQLISTETLRNKLKWYNPDKLRYFYNSVILPESTKKFQLRDPEDYTIGFFSNYLKNTEMRNKYSKQIRANLMTELEYIEDNYTIVERFFTIEGEKLSVASDIFIENITNIIDFIKRSEITEMEFLLEILEKSPLISNELEEKIEAKWMLRANENLLKKENELQTVEAQYDEKKKELNRITTELTDIEVESKAITNELKELMEKKATIETQIKQELTSFQKNIVEQFKLSAFAGASQGNSGNNSGVIEHIPENFENVDLQTSDSIVDIFEGIKYNLENFMDTSNAQRYTTILIALLNTHKFIILPEFHSEDIANALSLIVTGKPVKTISILNECYDLNWLIEQIHHNEDRYVLIKGHLDMFNESAVNTLINQSKNKNIIFTINDEKSLSLFSDNLWNYCGYLNPIDHFDLALEKHWKKSNEINIDVSKADISTEKLSSNFYSRMTEECLFTRYVQEEFLYIMEVYTALYKEIIDKHFEMTTMKNMPLNHQILTMNRERISELESYLNRLGIEEDLLKYYK; encoded by the coding sequence ATGAATAAAGAATTTAATTATTCACTGTGTCTGGCATTGCCTAACTTACAAGGTTCGAACTCTTTATATAGAATTGCTGATTATGACCCACAATATCGAGAGTTCACTCAAGCTAAATATGATTATACAAGTGAAACTCCTGTTCAAATCTATTCATCTAAAGTAGAAGGCATCGCCGAAGAGGTTGAAATAAGAAAATGGATTCCATTAGATGAGTTGAAACAGATGTCATTTTATCAAGAGCTACGTTTTGGCTATATTTATGAAGTATTGTTTTCAGAGGAATTAATCCACCAACCATTAAGTGATAAGCAATTAAGACAAGTATTATATAACGGGATAAGTTTACCTGAAGGAATAGCAAGATATTTTTTACTAGTCTTAGATGTAACATCAGAATCTTATCGAGTCTTACTTTGTGATAAAAAAGCTTTTAAATATGAAGAAGGAAAATACCATATTGAAAAGCAAATAAGAGATCTGAAGAATACAGTTACTGAATTTGACCTTATATATATTTATAATGACCAGTTAATATCAACAGAAACACTCCGGAATAAGTTAAAATGGTATAATCCGGATAAACTACGATATTTTTATAATTCAGTGATTCTACCAGAAAGCACGAAAAAGTTTCAATTGCGAGATCCCGAAGATTATACAATTGGTTTCTTTTCAAATTATTTAAAAAATACAGAGATGCGTAACAAGTACTCTAAACAAATAAGAGCAAATCTTATGACAGAGTTAGAATATATTGAAGACAACTATACGATAGTTGAACGCTTCTTCACTATTGAAGGTGAAAAACTTTCGGTAGCAAGCGATATTTTTATAGAGAATATAACTAATATAATAGACTTTATTAAGCGATCTGAAATTACTGAAATGGAATTTCTATTAGAAATTCTTGAAAAGAGCCCTTTGATTTCAAATGAGCTTGAAGAAAAAATTGAAGCTAAATGGATGTTACGAGCTAATGAAAATTTATTAAAAAAAGAAAATGAATTACAGACAGTAGAAGCTCAATACGATGAAAAAAAGAAAGAATTAAACAGGATAACTACTGAATTGACCGATATTGAAGTCGAATCTAAAGCCATTACTAATGAGTTAAAAGAATTAATGGAAAAGAAAGCAACTATTGAAACACAGATAAAACAAGAATTAACTAGTTTTCAAAAAAATATCGTTGAACAGTTTAAGCTATCTGCTTTTGCAGGAGCTAGTCAAGGAAATAGCGGCAACAACTCTGGAGTTATTGAACATATACCAGAAAATTTTGAGAATGTTGATTTACAGACGAGTGACAGTATTGTTGATATTTTTGAAGGAATAAAATATAATCTCGAAAATTTTATGGATACTTCGAATGCCCAAAGATACACTACTATATTAATTGCACTATTAAATACGCATAAGTTCATTATACTTCCTGAATTTCATTCTGAAGATATTGCGAATGCTTTATCATTAATTGTGACAGGCAAGCCAGTTAAAACAATAAGTATATTAAATGAATGTTATGATTTAAATTGGCTGATCGAACAAATTCATCATAATGAAGATAGATATGTTCTTATAAAAGGTCACTTAGATATGTTCAATGAATCAGCTGTAAATACATTAATTAATCAAAGTAAAAATAAAAATATTATATTTACGATTAATGATGAAAAATCATTAAGCTTATTTTCTGATAATCTTTGGAATTATTGTGGTTATTTAAATCCTATAGATCATTTCGATTTAGCCCTGGAAAAGCATTGGAAAAAATCCAACGAAATAAATATTGACGTATCAAAAGCCGATATTAGTACAGAAAAGCTGTCTTCAAATTTTTATAGTAGAATGACAGAAGAGTGTTTGTTTACTCGATACGTCCAAGAGGAATTTTTATATATAATGGAAGTATATACGGCCTTATATAAAGAGATAATAGATAAACATTTTGAAATGACTACGATGAAGAACATGCCTTTGAATCATCAAATATTAACAATGAATAGAGAACGGATCTCAGAACTAGAATCTTACTTAAATCGTCTTGGTATTGAGGAAGATTTACTGAAGTATTACAAGTAG
- a CDS encoding N-6 DNA methylase yields the protein MNCTTYKELKNVSYEKEAFDILNRIRGNIQEETSIFLLIQLSYLALNYKPLSSKEELIESVASDFNDEYTLNQLKRVIKKVPFEIIEQVSDNYDENTLKAIILFSEDNDIRSNLSGTPLGVTKLVNELLEVQSDDTVLDLGSGIGSYLLETKMETGAEKVCGVEINIQMNIISTIRAKVAQFPIQLKLGNILSQDYRSFKATKVFSNPPVGVREPGIDDTIKDNNALTELIDIEEYNISADWAFILSSYANQKPGGKTAVLMYNQVLFREQDHDIREKIISEGWLEAIIALPEKLFPSTAIPFTLLIFSENNETVRMVDASEISTRDQKKNILTNKNIQEIVAAYKQENEISKHLTYEDFEKQEFILTPIRYFGFIPDASKMTPIDDLTRSINRGAMISRKELDTMTTTKETGIKYLKIQDIENASINKNLPNLKNVDEKYHNYFLEEGNLVISKSSPYKIARVENSKNTKILATGNLYYIEIDEDKVNPTFIEMYLKSDEGQAQLERLSTGSVIETISIKNLKTILIPNLSREEQDTLVKEYLEYEEQLDLLDRQKEIISQRRKELIEKVL from the coding sequence GTGAATTGCACAACATATAAAGAACTGAAAAACGTTAGCTACGAGAAGGAAGCTTTTGATATACTGAATCGTATAAGAGGGAACATTCAAGAAGAAACCTCTATCTTTCTACTCATACAGCTTAGTTATTTGGCATTAAATTATAAACCATTATCATCAAAAGAAGAGTTAATAGAATCTGTAGCTTCAGATTTTAATGACGAGTATACATTAAACCAACTCAAACGAGTGATTAAAAAAGTACCTTTTGAGATTATAGAACAGGTCTCAGATAACTATGATGAGAACACTTTAAAAGCAATTATTTTATTCAGCGAAGACAATGATATAAGAAGTAATTTATCTGGAACCCCTTTAGGTGTGACGAAACTAGTGAATGAATTATTAGAGGTTCAGTCGGATGATACAGTTTTAGATTTAGGATCGGGTATTGGTTCTTATTTACTGGAAACTAAAATGGAGACAGGAGCTGAGAAGGTTTGTGGAGTGGAAATTAATATTCAAATGAATATTATTTCAACCATTCGAGCAAAAGTAGCTCAATTCCCAATTCAATTAAAGTTAGGAAATATATTAAGTCAAGATTATAGATCTTTTAAAGCAACAAAAGTTTTTTCGAATCCTCCAGTAGGCGTTCGAGAACCTGGAATTGATGATACAATAAAAGATAATAATGCATTGACGGAATTGATTGATATTGAGGAGTATAATATATCAGCTGACTGGGCTTTCATTCTCAGTTCGTATGCGAATCAAAAGCCAGGGGGGAAAACAGCTGTACTCATGTATAATCAAGTCTTGTTTAGAGAGCAAGATCATGATATTCGTGAAAAAATTATTTCAGAAGGCTGGCTAGAAGCCATCATAGCTCTGCCGGAAAAACTATTTCCTTCTACCGCTATACCTTTTACGCTATTAATATTTAGTGAAAATAATGAAACGGTAAGAATGGTTGACGCGAGTGAGATTAGTACGAGAGATCAAAAGAAAAACATCTTAACGAATAAGAATATTCAAGAAATAGTGGCAGCATATAAACAAGAAAACGAAATAAGTAAGCATCTCACTTATGAAGACTTCGAAAAACAAGAATTCATCTTAACACCTATTCGTTATTTTGGTTTTATTCCAGATGCTAGTAAAATGACACCAATTGATGATCTAACTCGAAGCATTAACCGAGGCGCGATGATTAGTCGTAAAGAACTTGACACAATGACTACAACCAAAGAAACAGGTATAAAGTATTTAAAAATCCAAGATATTGAGAATGCTTCAATTAATAAAAATTTACCTAATTTAAAAAATGTAGACGAAAAATATCACAATTACTTTTTAGAAGAGGGAAATCTTGTGATATCCAAGTCTAGCCCGTATAAAATTGCGAGGGTCGAAAATTCTAAGAACACTAAGATTTTAGCAACAGGTAATTTATATTATATTGAGATAGATGAGGATAAAGTCAATCCAACATTTATTGAGATGTATTTAAAGAGTGACGAGGGTCAAGCGCAATTAGAACGATTATCTACTGGTTCAGTCATTGAGACAATCAG
- a CDS encoding TIGR04540 family protein: protein MEVKKFYRTQREVAAVINEIVDEYWVDNLTDEELEENIMIIYKNNQDKIIKNNEYTTIIRQQCGKNRLAVVSKITKRN from the coding sequence GTGGAAGTGAAAAAGTTTTATCGCACTCAACGCGAAGTTGCAGCTGTAATTAATGAAATAGTTGATGAATATTGGGTAGATAATCTCACTGATGAAGAATTAGAAGAGAATATAATGATAATATATAAAAATAATCAAGATAAAATTATTAAGAACAATGAATATACAACGATAATAAGACAACAATGCGGTAAAAATCGTTTAGCAGTTGTTTCAAAAATAACAAAACGCAACTAA
- a CDS encoding DEAD/DEAH box helicase, translating into MNQYTIQNTHTRLKERLFKYIETEYLGRNDALRNEIKKDLEEQEVLWQEPFIEANPSYLIHENGLTQNENIPQNVKDILGKLIDNQLGVYNTPYKHQVDAVENFYNGKDLLVATGTGSGKTECFTWPMVTKLINEAQSSPKSWRKRGIRAIMLYPMNALVADQMSRLRNMIGDEDGVFYDLFNKITDGERIPQFGMYTGRTPYPGKSDKIKNTNLANTLRKDLLGKDEEVKKQLIEMGKYPAKYNLEAFIENIEDGKHITDERDAEMVTRLEMQENTPDILITNYSMLEYMLMRIEESSFWDNTKMWLEEESENKLLFIIDEAHMYKGAPGGEVALLIRRLMHRLNLDSDKIQFILTSASIPDNQEAVNQFACDLTARNTEDETFKIITGDVRKFNNNGKITADAETLASFSIDRFQGDEQETAEAIEEFGHVIGLDVQKCDFSSQESIQNWLYDELHEFDPLLKIINHIQGNALKFTKLAQKIFPNVKVDTAEKATNVILAIAPLAKSKEGQVLFPTRLHMMFRGLQGIFACANPNCSLKEKESNLPFGKVYLNRQDTICECGGKIYELVNHRRCGAIYFKAYINKHSLVHDFFWSTKGSLSEEEYQDIYLYIPSNGIFRQGNKDDESIWLNIITGKVERNDIYTNNPNYIRVFYNPQGVYGEEKNCPNCNVRSNLTDFSTKGNQSFYNLVSEQLKLQPQTIFEKEQLEHNPNGGRKVLLFSDSRQRAASLAKELTKAADEEALRKAVVKAAALVQESKEDYQSMDYLYIKFLEVAADSELQFFYGDEEIQLKNEIEKYKNEISKMEEPANERRTRRRRSSRRENHSKDENLKRSFDTESQMFSKYVLSFLSNQFRSLTDLGLGWIEPFEDRDFYRPIDKYEEDTGKTTILGEDISKELYSAWANQKIVDNLAYNHAISNDVHSSLERRFSRQTGITEDTIFNRNFTKLLKNLQLTNEEIEILKEAFMTTLDTNNNRSDSHLFIRPDMVSLTYEPDHEWYKCSVCNKVFPFSIEETCLQCFAEDSTFIMKKSEYEGISFYRDPIIEAIEKDDKTAMRRINTEEHTAQLSHKDQMDNMWSTTEEYELLFQDVPIEGKAPVDILSCTTTMEVGIDIGSLTAVGLRNIPPMRENYQQRAGRAGRRSSAISTIVTFINNGPHDNYYFYNPERIISGEPRTPDIDVNNIKLIRRHLNVVLLSSYLRRDYIDVNAVRLDTFFNEYFNNFTNYLSKLNLSDLDYHRLIPYKVEINFEEVKTELENCLLKIKEDFDKNEINYINERGTTKSLLDVMLEEALFPNYSFARNVIGFTVENSKGEKVDQRPDRPIDVAISEYAPGRKIVIDKKTYVSGGVYNHYSKRRNSNSKTPAKDYFENASHLKTIYVCSNRYCNWNSSKEESTEICPFCKTGNIQEQSLLIPWGFAPRNGKNENELKVTEQYSYANTPSYSAAIRSEDMNNESSTKYLRYGRLIDQKLNVINMGPSNEGFSICRNCGAAAPYDDNDENNSYLKRPYRGEHQSCKHSYEHVVIGAEFNTDMILLEIELDNRKINTNLNGMWLRSAAQTLTEAMQLAATDILDTDFNDINGGYRVRISRNKTFIDIYLFDSLSSGAGYCSMLEDKISQLIRATSNVLKCPSNCDTSCHDCLNHFGNQRVQQFLDRNLGKQLLDWCREGKLATELSRKEQSRLLLPLQELSESTDAFTINGNQVTHKGKSHKVIVQPVMWNEGMNTSNDSIILSDKLLTEALPKAYDKIKNELYV; encoded by the coding sequence ATGAATCAATATACAATTCAGAATACACATACAAGACTGAAAGAACGTTTATTTAAATACATTGAAACAGAATATTTAGGAAGAAATGACGCACTAAGAAATGAAATAAAAAAAGATTTAGAAGAACAAGAAGTACTATGGCAAGAACCTTTTATAGAAGCAAATCCATCTTACCTTATCCATGAAAATGGGTTAACACAAAATGAGAATATACCTCAGAATGTAAAAGATATACTTGGTAAACTTATCGATAACCAATTAGGCGTATATAATACTCCGTATAAACACCAAGTAGACGCTGTCGAGAATTTCTATAATGGAAAAGATTTACTTGTGGCGACAGGAACAGGTTCAGGTAAAACAGAATGTTTTACTTGGCCAATGGTTACAAAATTGATTAATGAAGCTCAATCCTCACCAAAATCTTGGCGTAAACGTGGTATTCGTGCAATTATGCTCTATCCAATGAACGCGTTAGTAGCTGATCAAATGAGTCGATTAAGAAATATGATTGGTGATGAAGACGGTGTGTTTTACGATTTATTTAATAAAATAACAGATGGTGAAAGAATTCCGCAATTTGGGATGTATACAGGTAGAACGCCGTATCCAGGAAAAAGTGATAAAATTAAAAATACCAATTTAGCCAATACTTTGAGAAAAGATTTATTAGGTAAAGATGAAGAGGTTAAGAAACAATTAATTGAAATGGGGAAATATCCAGCCAAATATAATCTTGAAGCTTTCATAGAGAATATCGAAGATGGCAAACATATTACGGATGAACGTGATGCCGAGATGGTCACACGTTTAGAGATGCAAGAAAATACACCAGATATTCTTATCACAAACTATTCAATGCTAGAGTATATGTTGATGCGTATAGAAGAGAGTAGCTTCTGGGACAATACTAAAATGTGGCTAGAAGAAGAATCAGAAAACAAATTACTTTTTATTATAGATGAAGCTCATATGTATAAGGGTGCACCTGGAGGAGAAGTTGCTCTTTTAATTAGACGTTTAATGCACCGTTTAAATCTAGATAGTGACAAGATACAATTTATTTTAACTAGTGCTAGTATTCCAGATAATCAAGAAGCTGTTAATCAATTTGCTTGCGACTTAACGGCTAGAAATACAGAAGATGAAACATTTAAAATTATTACTGGGGATGTCCGAAAGTTCAATAATAACGGGAAGATTACTGCGGATGCTGAAACACTTGCTAGTTTTTCTATTGATAGATTTCAAGGAGATGAGCAAGAAACGGCTGAAGCTATTGAAGAATTCGGTCATGTTATAGGATTAGATGTACAAAAATGTGACTTTTCGTCTCAAGAGTCAATACAAAATTGGCTTTATGATGAACTTCATGAGTTTGATCCACTGTTAAAAATTATCAACCATATTCAAGGTAATGCGCTGAAATTTACTAAATTAGCGCAAAAGATATTTCCGAATGTTAAAGTAGATACAGCAGAGAAAGCTACGAATGTTATCTTAGCGATAGCTCCTTTAGCGAAAAGTAAAGAAGGGCAAGTTTTATTTCCAACGAGACTGCACATGATGTTTAGAGGTTTACAAGGTATATTTGCTTGTGCTAATCCAAACTGTAGTCTAAAAGAAAAAGAAAGTAATTTACCTTTTGGTAAAGTTTATCTAAATAGACAAGATACTATTTGTGAATGTGGTGGAAAAATTTATGAATTAGTTAATCATCGTCGTTGTGGAGCAATTTATTTCAAGGCCTATATTAATAAACATAGTTTAGTCCATGATTTCTTCTGGAGTACAAAAGGAAGCTTATCAGAGGAAGAGTATCAAGATATTTATTTATATATTCCTTCGAATGGAATATTTAGACAAGGCAATAAGGACGATGAAAGTATATGGTTGAATATCATCACAGGAAAAGTTGAACGAAATGATATTTATACTAATAATCCAAATTATATTCGAGTTTTTTATAATCCACAAGGTGTTTACGGTGAAGAAAAAAATTGTCCAAATTGTAATGTACGAAGTAATTTAACTGATTTTAGTACGAAAGGAAATCAATCTTTCTACAATTTAGTATCAGAGCAATTAAAATTACAACCACAAACAATTTTTGAAAAAGAACAGCTAGAGCATAATCCAAATGGTGGAAGAAAAGTATTATTATTCTCAGATAGTAGACAAAGAGCCGCATCTTTAGCTAAAGAATTAACAAAAGCAGCAGATGAAGAAGCCCTACGAAAAGCTGTTGTTAAAGCTGCAGCTTTAGTTCAAGAATCAAAAGAAGATTATCAATCGATGGATTACTTATACATTAAATTCTTGGAAGTTGCTGCAGATAGTGAACTCCAATTTTTTTATGGAGATGAAGAAATCCAATTAAAAAATGAAATTGAGAAGTACAAAAATGAAATCAGTAAAATGGAGGAACCAGCAAATGAACGAAGAACTAGAAGAAGACGTTCGAGTAGGAGAGAAAATCATTCAAAAGATGAAAATTTAAAAAGAAGTTTCGATACGGAATCTCAAATGTTTTCCAAATATGTTTTAAGTTTCTTATCTAACCAATTTCGATCTTTAACGGATTTAGGTTTAGGATGGATCGAACCTTTTGAAGATAGGGATTTTTATAGACCTATCGATAAATACGAAGAAGACACTGGCAAAACAACTATTTTAGGAGAAGATATCTCTAAGGAATTATACTCAGCTTGGGCAAATCAGAAGATTGTAGATAATCTAGCATATAATCATGCCATAAGTAATGATGTCCATTCTTCATTGGAAAGAAGATTCAGTCGTCAAACAGGAATTACCGAAGATACTATTTTCAATAGAAATTTTACGAAGTTATTAAAAAATCTTCAGCTAACTAATGAAGAAATCGAGATACTGAAAGAAGCATTCATGACCACACTAGATACGAATAACAATCGTAGTGATAGTCATTTATTCATCAGGCCTGATATGGTATCACTCACTTATGAACCCGATCATGAATGGTATAAGTGTAGCGTATGTAATAAAGTGTTTCCTTTTTCAATTGAAGAGACTTGTTTACAGTGTTTTGCTGAAGACTCAACATTTATCATGAAAAAATCAGAGTACGAAGGGATTTCGTTCTATAGAGATCCAATTATTGAAGCGATTGAAAAAGATGATAAGACGGCTATGAGAAGAATTAATACAGAAGAACATACGGCACAATTATCCCACAAAGATCAAATGGATAATATGTGGTCTACAACAGAAGAGTATGAATTACTCTTTCAAGATGTACCAATTGAAGGAAAAGCGCCAGTAGATATTTTAAGCTGTACAACTACTATGGAAGTTGGAATTGATATAGGGTCCTTGACAGCTGTTGGTCTGAGAAATATCCCACCTATGAGAGAAAACTATCAGCAAAGAGCTGGACGAGCAGGTCGAAGAAGTAGCGCGATTTCAACAATTGTTACTTTTATAAATAATGGTCCGCATGACAATTATTACTTCTATAATCCAGAAAGAATCATTTCAGGTGAACCGAGAACTCCAGATATTGACGTAAATAATATCAAATTAATTCGAAGACATTTAAATGTAGTTCTTTTATCTAGTTATTTGAGAAGAGATTACATAGATGTGAATGCTGTTCGATTAGATACTTTCTTTAATGAATACTTTAATAATTTTACTAATTACTTATCTAAATTAAACTTAAGTGACTTAGACTATCACCGATTAATTCCTTATAAAGTTGAAATAAATTTTGAAGAAGTAAAAACGGAATTAGAAAATTGTTTGTTAAAAATTAAAGAAGACTTTGATAAAAACGAAATTAATTATATAAATGAAAGAGGTACGACCAAATCTTTATTAGATGTCATGTTAGAAGAAGCCTTATTCCCTAATTATTCATTTGCAAGAAATGTCATTGGGTTCACAGTAGAAAATTCTAAAGGTGAGAAAGTCGATCAAAGACCAGATAGGCCGATTGATGTGGCCATAAGTGAGTACGCACCCGGAAGAAAAATAGTTATAGATAAAAAGACATATGTTTCTGGAGGCGTTTATAACCACTACTCTAAAAGAAGAAATAGTAATTCTAAAACTCCAGCAAAAGATTATTTCGAAAATGCAAGCCACTTGAAAACTATTTACGTATGTTCCAATAGATATTGTAATTGGAATAGCAGTAAAGAGGAGTCAACTGAAATCTGTCCATTTTGTAAGACAGGAAATATTCAAGAGCAGTCGCTCCTTATACCATGGGGCTTTGCACCTAGAAATGGTAAAAATGAAAATGAGTTAAAAGTTACTGAGCAATATTCATATGCGAATACCCCTAGTTATTCAGCAGCTATTCGATCAGAAGATATGAATAATGAATCTTCGACTAAGTATTTAAGATATGGTCGATTAATCGATCAAAAATTAAATGTTATCAATATGGGACCAAGTAACGAAGGCTTTAGTATTTGTCGAAACTGTGGAGCAGCAGCACCATATGATGATAATGATGAGAATAATTCATACCTCAAACGTCCATACAGAGGCGAACATCAAAGCTGTAAACACTCTTACGAGCATGTGGTGATTGGTGCAGAATTCAATACGGATATGATTCTGTTAGAGATAGAACTAGATAACAGAAAAATTAATACCAATTTAAATGGTATGTGGTTAAGAAGCGCAGCTCAAACTCTAACAGAGGCAATGCAACTGGCAGCGACAGATATACTGGATACTGATTTTAATGATATCAATGGAGGATATAGGGTAAGGATTTCGAGAAATAAAACTTTTATTGATATTTATCTGTTTGATAGTCTATCATCGGGAGCTGGATATTGTTCAATGTTAGAGGACAAGATTAGTCAACTCATTAGAGCGACTTCTAATGTATTGAAATGCCCAAGTAATTGTGACACATCCTGTCACGATTGTTTAAATCATTTCGGAAATCAAAGAGTTCAGCAATTTTTAGACCGGAATCTTGGAAAACAGTTATTGGATTGGTGTCGAGAAGGTAAGTTAGCGACTGAATTATCTAGAAAAGAACAATCAAGATTATTATTACCTTTACAAGAATTATCAGAAAGTACTGATGCATTTACTATAAATGGAAATCAAGTAACTCATAAAGGCAAATCTCACAAAGTAATTGTTCAACCGGTTATGTGGAATGAAGGAATGAATACTTCAAATGATTCTATCATTTTATCGGATAAATTACTGACTGAAGCTTTACCTAAAGCATATGATAAAATTAAAAATGAGTTATATGTCTAA